One segment of Labrus mixtus chromosome 10, fLabMix1.1, whole genome shotgun sequence DNA contains the following:
- the gpr101 gene encoding probable G-protein coupled receptor 101, whose product MPGSQVFAAGTNITDVHWQSGFTSSSQDPVWSSTANSVVKMLLISLIVCVSLFGNVVVLLVFQRKPQLLHVANRFVLNLLLADLLQTVLVMPFAIAATVPGVWPLDARLCQALVVLMHLFAFAGVNTIIVVSVDRYLAIIHPLSYPTRMTPHLGTNLIICTWALSFLQSTPPLFGWGAIDFDRRHNVCSVVWSSSLSYSAVVSTFSFWLPVLIMLGCYWMVFRAARRQNALVHPVQTQSYSQPCPQDFQATSSPQARRQPQQASSPDGPYSARGYPVRVRQRRFHYHCKAARVVFVIMASYILSMGPYSILNTISMSARAAVPPWLSSLALVLFFLQCCLHPYIYGYMHRSVRKEFLALLCGMFCKQGRPRQSSAGESCFTTTEGRLRVSSHLPSLTARVLPLRTWEECTTSSSPTCERKSRDSRKETISTSISSERELTVHSKQST is encoded by the coding sequence ATGCCAGGTTCTCAGGTGTTCGCTGCGGGTACTAATATCACTGATGTACACTGGCAGTCTGGCTTCACCAGCTCCAGTCAAGACCCAGTCTGGTCCTCCACTGCCAACAGTGTGGTCAAGATGTTGCTCATATCGCTcatagtgtgtgtgtccctgtttgGCAACGTGGTGGTCTTACTGGTGTTCCAGAGGaagcctcagctcctccacgtGGCCAACCGCTTCGTCCTCAACCTTCTCCTGGCTGACCTTCTCCAGACAGTGTTAGTCATGCCCTTTGCCATAGCGGCCACTGTGCCGGGCGTGTGGCCCCTGGATGCCAGACTGTGCCAAGCTCTGGTGGTGCTCATGCACCTTTTCGCGTTTGCTGGCGTCAACACCATCATAGTTGTCTCTGTGGATCGCTACCTGGCCATCATCCACCCGCTGTCCTATCCCACCCGAATGACCCCTCACCTGGGCACCAACCTGATCATCTGCACCTGGGCGCTTAGCTTCCTGCAAAGCACACCGCCCCTCTTCGGCTGGGGGGCCATCGACTTTGACCGTCGCCACAACGTGTGCTCCGTGGTGTGGTCCTCCAGTCTGTCGTACTCTGCAGTGGTGTCCACCTTCTCCTTCTGGCTGCCTGTGCTCATCATGCTTGGATGTTACTGGATGGTGTTCAGGGCAGCTCGGAGGCAAAACGCACTTGTGCACCCCGTACAGACGCAGTCCTACTCCCAGCCCTGCCCGCAGGACTTCCAAGCAACTAGCAGTCCACAGGCACGGCGCCAGCCACAGCAGGCCAGTTCACCTGATGGCCCTTATTCAGCAAGGGGGTACCCTGTTCGAGTTAGACAGAGACGCTTCCACTACCACTGCAAGGCAGCTCGGGTGGTTTTCGTGATCATGGCATCATATATCCTCAGCATGGGGCCTTACAGCATACTGAATACAATATCTATGAGTGCCAGGGCAGCTGTACCCCCCTGGCTTTCCTCCCTTGCCCTTGTTCTCTTCTTCTTGCAGTGCTGCCTCCACCCGTACATTTACGGTTACATGCACCGCAGTGTCAGGAAAGAATTCCTGGCTTTGCTCTGCGGGATGTTCTGCAAACAGGGTCGTCCCAGACAGAGCTCTGCTGGGGAAAGCTGCTTCACCACGACAGAGGGACGCTTACGGGTCAGCTCTCACCTGCCCAGCCTGACCGCTCGAGTCTTACCTTTACGGACTTGGGAAGAGTGCACAACGTCATCCTCTCCAACCTGCGAGAGGAAATCAAGGGACAGCCGCAAAGAGACGATCTCTACCAGCATCAGTTCTGAGAGGGAGCTCACAGTCCACAGCAAACAAAGCACTTAG
- the tm9sf5 gene encoding transmembrane 9 superfamily protein member 5 isoform X2: protein MKKRIHFGFLLVYSLVSYFSLGSAFYLPGLAPVSFCEDGKGGEDCQTAIELFVNRLDSVESVLPYEYDVFDFCKDVKEKRPSENLGQVLFGERIESSPYKFNFKQDVKCKAVCTKAYKKGNQEDATKLDFLKMGMQLNYQHHWIIDNMPVTWCYDVEDGQKYCNPGFPIGCLVTTDGRAKDACVINSEFNKKNTFYVFNHVDIRITYHSGASEGWRGARLVAATLEPKSIKHADEKNPTCEGGNPMEVPGEFDSDVSVVYTYSVTFEENNDIKWASRWDYILVSMPHTNIQWFSIMNSLVIVLFLSGMVAMIMLRTLHKDIARYNQVDQEDAQEESGWKQVHGDVFRPPRKGMLLSVFLGQGTQIFIMTFITLFLACLGFLSPANRGALMTCSVVLWVLLGTPAGYVSARLYKTFGGEKWKTNVLLTALLCPGIVFADFFLMNLILWVEGSSAAIPFGTLVAILALWFGISVPLTFVGAYFGFKKAAIEQPVRTNQIPRQIPEQSFFTKPIPGIVMGGILPFGCIFIQLFFILNSIWSHQMYYMFGFLFLVFIILLITCSEATILLCYFHLCAEDYHWWWRSFLTSGFTAVYLFIYAVHYFFSKLQIIGAASTILYFGYTSIMVLIFFLFTGTIGFFACFWFVNKIYSVVKVD from the exons ATGAAGAAGCGGATACACTTTGGTTTTCTCCTGGTTTATTCTCTAGTCTCGTATTTTTCGTTGGGCTCGGCGTTTTATCTTCCGGGTTTAGCCCCAGTGAGTTTTTGCGAAGACGGCAAAGGTGGTGAAGATTGCCAG acaGCGATTGAGCTGTTTGTCAACCGGTTAGACTCTGTGGAGTCAGTCCTGCCTTACGAGTATGATGT GTTTGACTTTTGCAAAGATGTCAAAGAGAAGAGGCCGTCTGAGAACCTTGGACAGGTGCTGTTTGGTGAACGAATTGAGTCTTCACCATACAAG TTTAACTTCAAACAAGATGTGAAATGCAAGGCAGTGTGCACAAAGGCCTACAAGAAAGGCAACCAGGAGGATGCGACCAAACTGGATTTTCTCAAGATGGGAATGCAGTTGAACTACCAGCATCACTG gaTCATTGACAACATGCCAGTGACATGGTGCTATGATGTGGAAGACGGACAGAAATACTGCAACCCAGGTTTTCCAATTGGCTGCCTTGTTACCACAGACGGCAGAGCTAAAGATGCTTGTGTAATCAAT tCCGAGTTCAACaagaagaacacattttatgtgtTCAACCACGTGGACATCAGGATCACTTACCACAGTGGAGCGTCAGAAGGATGGAGAGGGGCTCGGCTAGTTGCTGCAACTCTTGAGCCCAAGAG TATTAAACATGCAGATGAAAAGAACCCGACCTGTGAAGGAGGTAACCCAATGGAGGTCCCTGGGGAGTTTGACAGTGATGTGTCTGTAGTCTATACATACTCTGTCACATTTGAG GAAAACAATGATATCAAGTGGGCCTCTAGGTGGGACTACATCCTGGTCTCAATGCCTCACACCAACATCCAGTGGTTTAG CATCATGAACTCCTTGGTCATTGTCCTCTTCCTGTCTGGCATGGTTGCCATGATCATGCTGAGAACTCTGCACAAGGACATTGCCAGATACAACCAGGTGGACCAG GAGGATGCACAGGAGGAGTCGGGGTGGAAGCAGGTGCACGGGGATGTTTTCCGTCCCCCAAGGAAAGGCATGTTGCTGTCTGTATTCCTCGGACAGGGCACACAGATCTTCATCATGACCTTCATCACTCTCT TCCTGGCCTGTCTTGGTTTCCTGTCTCCTGCCAACAGAGGGGCTCTCATGACATGCTCTGTGGTCCTCTGGGTGCTGCTGGGAACACCTGCTGGTTATGTGTCTGCTCGTCTTTACAAAA CttttggaggtgaaaagtggaagACGAATGTGTTGCTGACAGCGCTCTTGTGCCCAGG AATTGTGTTTGCAGACTTCTTCCTGATGAACCTGATCCTTTGGGTGGAAGGGTCCTCAGCAGCAATCCCCTTTGGCACTCTGGTGGCCATTTTGGCTCTGTGGTTTGGAATCTCAGTGCCCCTCACCTTCGTCGGTGCCTACTTTGGATTCAAGAAGGCT GCTATTGAGCAACCTGTGCGAACAAACCAAATCCCTCGTCAAATTCCCGAGCAGTCATTTTTTACAAAGCCCATTCCTGGTATTGTAATGGGTGGTATCCTGCCATTTGGTTGCATCTTCATTCAGCTTTTCTTCATCCTCAATAGCATTTG GTCTCATCAAATGTACTACATGTTTGGATTCCTGTTCCTGGTTTTCATCATTCTACTCATCACCTGCTCTGAGGCCACAATTCTACTCTGCTACTTCCATCTCTGTGCTGAG GACTACCATTGGTGGTGGCGCTCCTTCCTGACCAGTGGCTTCACAGCAGTCTATCTGTTTATCTATGCTGTGCATTACTTCTTCTCCAAGCTACAAATCATTGGAGCTGCCAGCACCATCCTCTACTTTGGATACACTTCGATTATGGTCCttatcttcttcctcttcacag GTACAATCGGCTTCTTCGCCTGCTTCTGGTTTGTAAATAAGATCTACAGTGTGGTCAAGGTGGACTAG
- the tm9sf5 gene encoding transmembrane 9 superfamily protein member 5 isoform X1 gives MKKRIHFGFLLVYSLVSYFSLGSAFYLPGLAPVSFCEDGKGGEDCQTAIELFVNRLDSVESVLPYEYDVFDFCKDVKEKRPSENLGQVLFGERIESSPYKFNFKQDVKCKAVCTKAYKKGNQEDATKLDFLKMGMQLNYQHHWIIDNMPVTWCYDVEDGQKYCNPGFPIGCLVTTDGRAKDACVINSEFNKKNTFYVFNHVDIRITYHSGASEGWRGARLVAATLEPKSIKHADEKNPTCEGGNPMEVPGEFDSDVSVVYTYSVTFEENNDIKWASRWDYILVSMPHTNIQWFSIMNSLVIVLFLSGMVAMIMLRTLHKDIARYNQVDQADLIKLPSSKEKSSVLYEDAQEESGWKQVHGDVFRPPRKGMLLSVFLGQGTQIFIMTFITLFLACLGFLSPANRGALMTCSVVLWVLLGTPAGYVSARLYKTFGGEKWKTNVLLTALLCPGIVFADFFLMNLILWVEGSSAAIPFGTLVAILALWFGISVPLTFVGAYFGFKKAAIEQPVRTNQIPRQIPEQSFFTKPIPGIVMGGILPFGCIFIQLFFILNSIWSHQMYYMFGFLFLVFIILLITCSEATILLCYFHLCAEDYHWWWRSFLTSGFTAVYLFIYAVHYFFSKLQIIGAASTILYFGYTSIMVLIFFLFTGTIGFFACFWFVNKIYSVVKVD, from the exons ATGAAGAAGCGGATACACTTTGGTTTTCTCCTGGTTTATTCTCTAGTCTCGTATTTTTCGTTGGGCTCGGCGTTTTATCTTCCGGGTTTAGCCCCAGTGAGTTTTTGCGAAGACGGCAAAGGTGGTGAAGATTGCCAG acaGCGATTGAGCTGTTTGTCAACCGGTTAGACTCTGTGGAGTCAGTCCTGCCTTACGAGTATGATGT GTTTGACTTTTGCAAAGATGTCAAAGAGAAGAGGCCGTCTGAGAACCTTGGACAGGTGCTGTTTGGTGAACGAATTGAGTCTTCACCATACAAG TTTAACTTCAAACAAGATGTGAAATGCAAGGCAGTGTGCACAAAGGCCTACAAGAAAGGCAACCAGGAGGATGCGACCAAACTGGATTTTCTCAAGATGGGAATGCAGTTGAACTACCAGCATCACTG gaTCATTGACAACATGCCAGTGACATGGTGCTATGATGTGGAAGACGGACAGAAATACTGCAACCCAGGTTTTCCAATTGGCTGCCTTGTTACCACAGACGGCAGAGCTAAAGATGCTTGTGTAATCAAT tCCGAGTTCAACaagaagaacacattttatgtgtTCAACCACGTGGACATCAGGATCACTTACCACAGTGGAGCGTCAGAAGGATGGAGAGGGGCTCGGCTAGTTGCTGCAACTCTTGAGCCCAAGAG TATTAAACATGCAGATGAAAAGAACCCGACCTGTGAAGGAGGTAACCCAATGGAGGTCCCTGGGGAGTTTGACAGTGATGTGTCTGTAGTCTATACATACTCTGTCACATTTGAG GAAAACAATGATATCAAGTGGGCCTCTAGGTGGGACTACATCCTGGTCTCAATGCCTCACACCAACATCCAGTGGTTTAG CATCATGAACTCCTTGGTCATTGTCCTCTTCCTGTCTGGCATGGTTGCCATGATCATGCTGAGAACTCTGCACAAGGACATTGCCAGATACAACCAGGTGGACCAG GCAGACTTGATAAAGCTTCCCTCGTCCAAGGAAAAATCCTCAGTTCTCTAT GAGGATGCACAGGAGGAGTCGGGGTGGAAGCAGGTGCACGGGGATGTTTTCCGTCCCCCAAGGAAAGGCATGTTGCTGTCTGTATTCCTCGGACAGGGCACACAGATCTTCATCATGACCTTCATCACTCTCT TCCTGGCCTGTCTTGGTTTCCTGTCTCCTGCCAACAGAGGGGCTCTCATGACATGCTCTGTGGTCCTCTGGGTGCTGCTGGGAACACCTGCTGGTTATGTGTCTGCTCGTCTTTACAAAA CttttggaggtgaaaagtggaagACGAATGTGTTGCTGACAGCGCTCTTGTGCCCAGG AATTGTGTTTGCAGACTTCTTCCTGATGAACCTGATCCTTTGGGTGGAAGGGTCCTCAGCAGCAATCCCCTTTGGCACTCTGGTGGCCATTTTGGCTCTGTGGTTTGGAATCTCAGTGCCCCTCACCTTCGTCGGTGCCTACTTTGGATTCAAGAAGGCT GCTATTGAGCAACCTGTGCGAACAAACCAAATCCCTCGTCAAATTCCCGAGCAGTCATTTTTTACAAAGCCCATTCCTGGTATTGTAATGGGTGGTATCCTGCCATTTGGTTGCATCTTCATTCAGCTTTTCTTCATCCTCAATAGCATTTG GTCTCATCAAATGTACTACATGTTTGGATTCCTGTTCCTGGTTTTCATCATTCTACTCATCACCTGCTCTGAGGCCACAATTCTACTCTGCTACTTCCATCTCTGTGCTGAG GACTACCATTGGTGGTGGCGCTCCTTCCTGACCAGTGGCTTCACAGCAGTCTATCTGTTTATCTATGCTGTGCATTACTTCTTCTCCAAGCTACAAATCATTGGAGCTGCCAGCACCATCCTCTACTTTGGATACACTTCGATTATGGTCCttatcttcttcctcttcacag GTACAATCGGCTTCTTCGCCTGCTTCTGGTTTGTAAATAAGATCTACAGTGTGGTCAAGGTGGACTAG